DNA from bacterium:
AAAGCGGTGTTGTATCGACGGGCAATGGGGTCGGTGAGGTCCAGGATAACGGAGGGGCCGTACGTAGGGTTTTAGGGGAGGCCGGGGTCGAGGGAGGAGGCGGCGTCGCGCGCGCCGGTATTGGCCCTCGGCGGGTGTCGTTATCGAAGCAAAAGGAAACGTTCTGTCGAATGAGTACGGCAAAATAGAAAGGCTCCCGAAGGGCAGCCCAAAGATGGGTTCGAATTTTCGCTGGATGGGATAGCACGTAACGCCGCCGCCGAAGGAGAAACGCCAATTCGTCGCCCCCGGTCGTGCCGGCCGCTTTTTAGGTAACGCCGCGCCGCAATTGACGCAATACTTGCCCCCGGGTGGGTTTTCGTAACCGCACGCCGGGCACGTTTGGCCGTCGGACGCGGCCGCTATCGTTGTCCCCTCGCTCCCGCCGTAGCTCGGGGCAGCTGCTACGGCTACGGATATGACCAGCGCCGTCCCGAGTTAGGTAACCCGCAGCCAATTGAACGTCGCCAAAACGATCCCTCCCTTCGACGCAAACGTAGCTCCCAACCGGCGCTTCGTCAGGCGTAAAAACCCCCCGGCGGATCGGAGGCGAGGTTAAAACCTTGCCCTATCCCGAACCGCCGGGGAAAACTAATACGCGGAGCCGGCCCGCGCCGTCGCGGGCGTCCGGTTTGACGGACTACCTAAATATGGCTTTTACCTTGCCGAACGACGCGGGCGAGACGCTCGTGTAGCCGATGTCGATCTGGTAGGCGTAACGAGGCGTACCGATATCCGTGACCCAGAGGTATTTGCCGTCGTAGGTGCACCCGTACGTCGAGCCGCCCGGGGCGCGGAAGGAGGCCGTTATCGACCCGGCGGTCGTTAGGCGGTAGACGAAATCCCGGGTGCTGTCGGGGCACCACAAGTACCGGCCGTCCCAGCCCAGGTCGCGGCCGTTGGTTATCGGCGACGCGGTGAACGTTCCGATAACGGAACCGGAGGAGGTGCATTGGCGGAATATGTCGTCTGCGCCGAGCCACCACAAGTAGGTCCCGTCCCACGTGATGCCGTAGGGATTTAAGGCCGGGAACGAGGAGACCACCGACCCGCTCGTCTCGAACAGGTAGACCGTGTCGGTCGTCTGGCTGCCGCCGAAGTAGCGGCTGCGGCCGAGGTACGCGGCGCCGTATTGGGCCGATGTCACCGGCGGCGCGAACGACGAAAGCCACGACCCAGCCGTGCTGTAGACCCGCCACATATGGTCGCCCGAGGCGTGGTAATTGGTCATGACGACGCGGGAGCCGTCCCAGGCCGCGGCCAGCTGCGTGATGTTCCCTTCACACGGGAAAGACGATACGACGTCGCCGAACGCGGCGAATGCCGGGGCCGCGGTTAGACATAAAAAAGCGTAGCCCAGGGCGGCCGCGCGCATCAATTCTCTCTTCTTCATAATACTACACCCCTTTCGGTCGATATTATAGGTTCCCGCGCACGCGGCCGCAACAAAAAAAGACGCCCGGTAGGCCAAGGAGGGAGGGGAGACGACTTTATTTTTATTTCAGGCCGCCGGGGGAAATTTTACCCGAAAAATATAAAGGCGCGCGATACGCGGTGCCGTTTATATGCGAGAGGTACGTTAGCGGAATAGCGCCTTAACTTGCCCGAAGGAGGCCGGCTCCACGGCCGGCGCAGGGCCGATGTCGATTTTATAAATATTCCAGGGCCCGCTGCCGGGAAAACACGAGACTCGGAGGTAAGTGCCGTCGAAGGTGCAGCCGCTGTTCCGGTTACCGGGCGGGTCGAAAGACGCCTCGACGGAACCGGCGGTTGTTAGCCGGTATACGTAGCCCCGGGTATCCGGGCACCAGAGGTAGGCCCCGTCCCAGCCGAGGTCGCAGGCGAAGCTGACCGGTTGAGGGACGTTGAACGACGACACGACGGACCCCGCGGTCGTGTGACGCCGTATCATCTGGCCGCTACTGACGCAATCTGATGTCCACAGATATTCGCCGTCCCACGTTAGGCCGTAAGTGTAAGAATTGGGGAAACTGGAAATTACCGAACCTGTCGTTGTTAAGCGAAATACCGTGTTTTGCAGGTAGCTTGAGCCCCAATAGTTAGTACCGTCGAAGGTCGCGCCGTCGTGGATCTCTTCCCACTTGGGGGGAAGGAAGGACGCTATTATTGACCCTTCCTCGGACCAAACCTTCCAATAGTCGTCGCTGAAGTAAGCCGGGTCGGAAGAGACGACGTACGCGCCGTTATATGCCAACGCTGCCGGAATGCACTCGGCCTTAACGGCGAACGAAGAGACCACCGAACCGAAATCGGCGAAAGTGGCGGATGCCGACAGGCAAAGAACCGCGGCGCCGACTATGCCGGCCCGCAAGAACTTCGAATTCGTCATGGGAAGTACCTCCTTGAGTACGAATTATACCCCCCCGTTTAAGCGCCGTCAAATAAAAAAATCCCCCGGCGGCCAAGGAGGGAGGGGTGGACAAGGGGCTTAAGCCCCTTGTTGCTGTAAGCGGATGAAAAATCCCCCGGTGGCCAAGGAGGGAGGGGAGACGACTTTATTTATATTTCAGGCCGCCGGGGGGATTTTTTCCGATAGCTCTTGTCAATCGGCCGCGTCCGCCGGTTGTTCATTCGAATCGACGTCGGCATTCCCTTCTGTGCGGGGAATCGCCGCCGGCGGAGGGGCGTGGGGCACGCGGCAAGCGTGCGCCGCCGGAGCGTTAGAATCCGAACCCCGGCCCTCGGCGAAGAGCGTTTTGATTCGCCCGAGCGACGCCGGCGTTAGGTTGGAGTCGGTTAGATAATGGAGGATTTTACCGGAGTTCAGCGCCCAGGCTTCGGTTTTGGATACCACCTCTACGCCGCCCACGGGCTCTTCCACCGGGCACACGCGCTCGAGCCACGCGCCGTTGAGGCATTGCCACATCCGGCCGTAGTACTGCGACCCGACCTTCTCGGCGCCCACGGCCCAACCATTAGCATTATTGTACATCGAGACGTCGTAGACGTATTTATTTTCGCCCGGCGCGAAAGCTTCTACCCATGCGGCGCCGTCGTAGTGGAGGACCACGTTGCCGGTGCGCGACTTGTCGGCGTAGGAGCCAATCGCCCAAACGTTCGTTTGGGATTTGAAGGCGCAGGGTTTGATGCCTTGGAACGCGGACAGCTCGAGCCAGAGGTTCCAGCTCTGGCCGCCGAACCGGTAGATCCGGTTATCGTCGAAGCCCCACCCGTTGGCGTGCGAGAAGAGGTGGAGGTAGTCCATTCCGTACGGCGTGGGGTCGGGGTAGTAAAACCACTTTCCGCGGTAGTAGTTGACGATGACGTTATCCAAATCCGGACCGTACGGCCTGCCGGAGAACCAGATGTCGCGGTAACCGCATAGCGTGAGGGCCTGCATTTCCCACATTTTCGGCGCCTCGATCTTTTCCATCGACGAACTCTCGGCGCGGAAACGGGTCACGTACGTATCGTACTCGCCGTCGCCCGTGTAGGCGGGATCGACCCAACCGAACGCGCCTGCGCCCCGGGGCGTCGTGTCGAAGCCGCCCAAGGCCGAGCCGGGCGCGCTTTTATATATCGGCGACCAAGTCCCTTGGTGCCGATATATATAGAAGAAAGCCTTGGGTCAATCGGGGCCGCCGCTTCCGCCGAGCGGGGCTTCGTAACCCAAACAATAACCGGCGGGCCACGCTTTGCAATCCAGGCCCGACAGGCTTATCGCGCCCGATTCGTAGTAGACTTCCCAGCCCGCGCCCGCGGCCGAAACAAAAAACGCGGCGCCGAACAATGCGGCCCGCGATAATAGACATTTCCCCATCGCAAGATACCTCCTTTCGAAGCCATTTTACTCCTCGCCTACACCTTTGTCAAGCACAAAAAAATCCCCCGGCGGCCAAGGAGGGAGGGTTGGACAAGGGGCTTAAGCCCCTTGTTGCTGTAAGCGGATGAAAAATCCCCCGGTGCCAAGGAGGGAGGGGAGACGACTTTATTTTTATTTCAGGCCGCCGGGGGTAATTTTACCCGAAAGCAATGAAGGCGTGCGTCCCGCCCGTTCGCTCAAAAAGTATCGAACGCGGCGTACGTTATGCCTATGCCCGCGGTTACGTACGGCCCCGGCTTCCAGTCGTTAGAGAAGTTTTTTTTGGGCCCCTCGTACGAATATTCGGCGCCGAATAACATGTTGAATTTGACCGGGAAGGTTAAGGTTATCTTATCCGACAAGTATACCGCGCCCCCTGCGCCGGCGTACCAACCGAACGCGGGACCGCTCGAGCGGACTTCCACGCGATTGCCCTCGATGTCTTTTAACTCGTATTTACTTCTACCGAATATTATGCCGCCGGCGGCGAAGGGCCGAATATTTCCGCGCGAGCGTAAGCTAAAGCGGGGGCCGGCGTAGATATCCAGGAGAGACCACTTCACGTTATCCTCCGGTTCGATAAGGGATTGCTCTTCGCCGTATTTAATGGTCGCTTCCTTATTTTTATAACCGGTATGCAATTCGAAGCCGGCTTCGATACTCAGTAAAGGCGTAACCGCGGCGAGCGACGTCAGCGCGAAGTTAGCCGGGCCCATTTTAAGCGGCCAACCGTCGGTCATATTAACCGGCGTCGTTTCTCCGTCGACGTGTACCGCCGTGATTTTGGATTCGCCAACGGGGATTCCTACGAAGTAAGTACCGCCGAAAGCCAACCCCAGGGCGTAGGACGCCCCTGCGCCGAGTACTACCGCCGCCGTAGTTACGAACGTTACGCGTATCATTCGGCGCCCTCCTCTAATAACGCTTCCCTTCATATTAATAATAAGATCGGTTAGCGATTAAGTTAACAAAAAAATCCCCCGGCGGTCAAGGAGGGAGGGGTGGACAAGGGGCTTAAGCCCCTTGTTGCAGTAAGCCGATAAAAAAATCCCCCGGCGGTCAAGGAGGGAGGGGGATGTCATTATTTCTTATTTCAGACCGCCGGGGGAAACTTTATATGAAGGCGTGCGTCACGCGGCTCTGCGTTAATCGACCTTGGAGTGGGGCGCGTATGATGCCGGCTTCCGCCAACGTGCCCAACGCTGGTTTAGGCCGGCGCGCCCGGAAACTCCCTAGAAAGGAGGTGATCCAGCCACACCTTCCGGTACGGCTACCTTGTTACGACTTCACCCTCCTTACCAGACACACCTTCGGCGCCTTCTTCCCCGAGGGGTTAGAGCAGCGACTTCGGGTGCACCCGACTCGGATGGTGTGACGGGCGGTGTGTACAAGGCCCGGGAACGTATTCACCGCGGCCTGCTGATCCGCGATTACTAACGATTCCGACTTCACGGAGTCGAGTTGCAGACTCCGATCCGAACTGGGGCCGGCTTTAAGGATTGGCTCCACCTCGCGGTATTGCTGCCCTCTGTACCGGCCATTGTAGCACGTGTGTAGCCCTGGACATAAAGGCCATGAGGACTTGACGTCATCCCCGCCTTCCTCCGGCTTAACGCCGGCAGTCTCGCTAGAGTTCCCGGCCGAACCGCTGGCAACTAGCGACGAGGGTTGCGCTCGTTGCGGGACTTAACCCAACATCTCACGACACGAGCTGACGACAGCCATGCAGCACCTGTCCCGGGCGGGAGCAAGCTCCCAGTCCCACTTTCGTAGGGTTTTCCCGGAATGTCAAGCCCAGGTAAGGTTCTTCGCGTTGCATCGAATTGAACCACATGCTCCACCGTTTGTGCGGGCCCCCGTCAATTCCTTTGAGTTTCAACCTTGCGATCGTACTCCCCAGGCGGGGCACTTAATGCGTTAGCTTCGGCACGGAAAGGGTCGATGCTCCCCACACCTAGTGCCCATCGTTTACGGCCAGGACTACCGGGGTATCTAATCCCGTTCGCTACCCTGGCTTTCGTGTCTCAGCGTCAGTATCGGGCCAGAGAGCCGCCTACGCCACCGGTGTTCCTCACGATATCTACGCATTTTACCGCTACACCGTGAGTTCCACTCTCCTATCCCGTACTCAAGGTCGGCAGTATCGAGAGCAGTTCCACGGTTGAGCCGTGGGATTTCACGCCCGACTTACCGTCCCGCCTACACACTCTTTACGCCCAGTAATTCCGGACAACGCTTGCCTCCTACGTATTACCGCGGCTGCTGGCACGTAGTTAGCCGAGGCTTTCTTGGGAGATAACGTCAGCCCGGCCGGCTATTCACCGGCCGTCTTTCTTCTCTCCCGGCAGAGGTTTACAACCCGAAAGCCTTCATCCCTCACGCGGCGTCGCGTCATCAGGCTTGCGCCCATTGTGAACGATTCCCGCCTGCGCCTCCCGTAGGGGACAGGGCCTTGTCTCAGTCCCTGTGTGGCCGAACGCCCTCTCAGGCCGGCTAGCCATCATCGCCTTGGTAGGCCGTTACCCCACCAACAAGCTAATAGCCCGCGGGTCCATCCGTCGGCGCCGGCATGCAAGCAGAGGCCGGCTTTCTTCCCCAGCCGATGTCGTCTGGGGACCGTATACAGTATTAGCCCGCCTTTCGGCGGGTTATCCCAAACCGATGGGTAGGTTACCCACGTGTTACTCACCCGTTCGCCGCTTTATACACTCCCCGAAGGGAGCTTTAATCGCACGACTTGCATAAGCTTAAGCGCGCCGCCAGCGTTCGTCCTGAGCCAGGATCAAACTCTCCATGGCAACTATACTCCTCCCCCGAAGGGGAGGGGAATTAGCAAGATTGTGCCGGCCGCCGGAAATTGAAATACTGCCCCGACGACCGTTTAAGGGCATTGAGCGGAGCTTTGTAACTGCACGCCTTCAGTTTTCAAAGATCGAGTGCCCCTAAGGGCAACTATATATATAACATAGCGGGGTAGGGATGTCAAGGAAAAAATGCTTAACGGGAAGCCGACGGCCCGACGCTAAGCCCCCTCCGTAGGGGCCGACCTTTAGGTCGGCCCGCCGCCCCCGGTGGCAAGGAGGCCGCACCCGAAGGTACGCCCATCCTAGCCCCCGGCGTTAACGCCGGGGTACCTCGGCGGGCCCGCGGCCTACAACGCCGCGTTTACGCGGCGTGCCCGTGGTGTTCGTCCTGTCGCGATATGTATCCCCGCCTTAAGGCGCGGCCCGACGCCGTTGCCTACGCATAACAAAAGGGCGAGCTCCGCGCTCGCCCCGTCACGCCCGCAACTCCGGATAGCCAACTCGAGCGGCGCCTTCACGCGGCCTACGGCGTGACCTTTATTTACTTAAACCCGGTGAAGTGATAGATTATATTTTTATCAAACGACACGACCGCGGCCCATACGTCGTTTTCCCCGCACGCCCAGACTATGTTTGCGAACTGCTCTTCGTATTCGTAAGGCCAAGGGTAGGGGGTGAACTTTAGGCCGTCATAATACCAGGTCTTGTCGGCTCCCGCGAGCCACCCGTACGTGGCCGAGACGAAATCGGCGCTGTTAACGAGTTTTGCGCCCGGCGGGCATTTCACCTCGGTCCAGGTCGCGCCATCGTAATGGTATAATAAGGGGTTTCCTTCAGATTTGCCTAAGAGCCACCCGTCGTTGGGACCGTTGAATTTTATAGCTTCGTAATATTTTGCGGGCGGCCCGGGCAATTTTACTTTTTCCCAATTTTTACCGTCGAAATGAAAAAGCCCCAATTCGCGCGCATTATAGTCGAAACCGTACGCCCAGCCGTTATCGACGCCCAGGAAATAAAGTTCTTTAAATACGACATCGCCTTCCCATTGCTTTGTCCAGGTTCGCCCGTCGTAATATAATACCAAACCTTTTTCCTCACCCGCGTCTCCAGTTCTTACAGCGGCCCAACCTCGTGTCGGCGATATGAAAAATATATCGTTCGCGCGGCCTCCCTCCGGCGGTATCACTTCTTTCCAGACGGTACCGTCGTAGTGGGCGAAAATGAGACCGCGACTATGTAAGTCCACCGAGACCCATACGTCGTTAGGCGCCGGGGCGCATATACTGTATACGCCTGACACATCCAATTCTTTAAACAGGTCCGCGAATAAACACCACTTGGTGCCGTCGTAGTGAAATACCCATGGCCCCATGCAAGCCCAGCCGTCGTTCGGTCCCGAGAACCACATGTCTCCCATTCCGCCCCATCCGGAGGCTTCGAATTGGAACGCTACCTTCCACGGGCTTGCGGGGTTTGGCGTCGGGCCCGCCGGCGTCTCGTCGTCGCCGCAGGCGATAAACGTAAGCGCCAGTATCGCCGGAATACGGAAAACCTTTAGCGCTTTCATTTTCCTCCTCTTCAAAGTTTAATTTTTTAAGTCTTTATTTATTATAAAACGTTTTTCCTTGTCTGGGTAGTATGAACTTACAAATAAAAACGCGAGCTTCGCGCTCGCCCCGTTGCGCCTGCAACTCCGGATAGCCAACTCGAGCGGCGCCTTAGCGCGGGCGGGCGCCCCTAAGCTACGTTATTTTAATCCGTCGAACCTTTTTACGGTTATTCCGGCTTGGCTTAGGATATTGCGTAGCGTACCCGGTTTCAACTCTTTATGGTTAGGAACGGAGAGCGTAACCGGCGGCTCGCCGCCGCGCAGCATTAGGTGGCTGCCTATTTGGCGCACTAATACGAAACCCGCCTTCTCGAGCCGGCGGACGGTCTCTTTCCCCGATACGACTGGCAGCTTCGTCATACCTCTACCGTGACGAGCTCAACCGCCACGTCCCCCGGCGGTACGTCGTCGCCGTACTCGCGCGATACTTTTATCCAGGCCGCGATGGCTTCCTTGACGTTCGCCAGCGCTTCCTCGTACGTATCGCCTTCGGAGATACACCCCGGGAGCGACGGCACCGTTACGGTGAAGCCGCCGTCCTCCTGGGCCTCGAAGACGCATTTATAACTTACCTTCATATCTTTACCTTTCGCTCGAGTCTTTACTCCTAATAATATAGCATAATATTTTAAACGTTGGAAGGCGATATAACGAATGCAAAGCCGCGAGCGTCGCGCTCGCCCTGTTACGCCCGCGACTCGGGATACCTTACTCGATTACCGCCATCGCGCGGCCCGGCGGGCGCAGCGGAGCGTCCCTACGACGCGCCGCCGCGGGGCTAAAGCCCCCGGTTAACGCACCGGCTTATGAATAGGCCGGGTTACGGAGGGGCGCATCTTCGGCTTCGTCGCCCGCGGCTTCTTGTACTTATCCTTGACTTGGAATACCATTAGGCGCCCTTGGGCGTGGACGCCCTTGTAAAACCGCCAGAGTTTTTTGGCCACCGGGTTCTTGTCCGGTAGCTCCCAAGTTATGACGTAATCGACCGCCGGCGCGAACTTTCTGACGCGGTATTTTTCGCACGGCCACAAGTCCCACGGGAGCGGACGGAAGCCGTCGTAATCGAAATTCACCGGGAACGTGTATTGGTCGGCCTCGGAGTTGCCGAAGTTTAAGACGTCGCGGCCTATGGCGTAATAGCTGCTCGCGCCCGCGAAGACGGCGATGCGGTATTGCCATCCCGAGAAGTACAGATACGCCACTTTAGAGCCGTCTTCCACGTATTCGATGCCCGAGCAGAAATCGCGCAGCTCGCGGTTGAACTTCCGGTAACGGGACAGCGTGTCGACCCCAAAGGCGAGCGCGAACGCCGTCGCCGCCAGGAATACCACCCACCGGCCGGTTCGTATGAAATCGTCGCCCGCCCAAACCAGGAGGAGGACCCAGGGGATTATTAAAAGCCGCCCCGAGAGAACGCCGAAGCCGCTGGCGGCGTCCGGCGCCAGGAAGTATAGCGCCAGCGTCCCGAGCGCCAGGACGAGTAAACCGTTGCGGGGGGCGAGCCATGATTTTGCCTTCGGCGTACGCGCGATGACGCGGAACGCGACCGCGGCCAGAACGACGCCGAGCGACGCGAGCCCCAGGTACAGCTGCTCAGCGCTATAGAAACGGAACGACGAGCCCGTGATAAAGGATGTCGCGACGTCGCGCCAGGGCAGCCATCGGGGCCCCGACGGCGGCCACGCCGCGATGAAATACGCGGGTAGGACGAAAGCGGGCAATAGGGCCGCGAAAACGGCTAAGCGCTTTTTTACGCCCTTGCGTTCCCGTACCCTTTCGCCCACGGCCAGCCAGGCGTTTAACACGAAAAGGCCGGCTAAGAGTATGACGGCGGTGGCGGCGTGCGTGAGATAAGCTAGTACGCCGGCGGCGTTCAGTATTATAAAATCCCGCGCCCGCAGGCCGTCGCGGCGCCACAAAAAATACGCCCAGGCGGCGAAGGCGATGACCAACCCCGCGCAGTAATTGAAGAAACCCATGTGGAACGGGAAAGCGAGCGCGTAGGGGAGGGCGGCGATGGCCGGGACGGCGGTTTGGGCGCCGGTGCTCCGGGCGAGGGCGTACGCCGCCGCGGCGAAACCGATGACGTAAATGGAAAAGAAAAGCCGTTCGGCCGCAAGAGGCGGTATGACGGTCCCGAAAGCGCCGACGATTGTATGGTATAGCAGGTTGGAGTACGTAAGCCGGTTTAGCCGGTAATACTGCTCAACGCCGGTCCCGCCGGATAGGCATAAGTCGCGCAGATGGATGGCGTTCTCGAGATGGCAGGGGCCGTCCTGGGTCGGGACGTATCGGTTGAACCAAAATAGGCCGAGGTAAAAGCCGATTAAAAGGATGAACGTTACCCACGCCGTTTTCTTTATGTTCATAGCGAAGGTTACGCCGGTACCCCGTTCCGCCCCGGCGGTACGCTAAGGCCGCGCGCGGTCGACCTTGCCCCGGGCCTTGTATCGCGACAACCTCGGCGGCTTTATTATTGACGCCGGCGCGATTTCTCTTCCCGTCCTTCGAATTTTTAATTGAAACGTACGCCGCGTCCCTCGCGTCAGATTTCCCCGGACAGCTTAACCGTACGCGGCTTACGGCCTCGTTTTACGCTGCGTTAATCGCCGTTCTTTGACTACGGCGCACTTTTACGCGCGTTTCGTCCGACGTGCTCCCCCGGCGTTTTTCGTTTCCCCGTTTACTCCGTAAACCGCAATTTCCTAAAAAGGGGCGAACGTTGCGCTCGCCCCGTTACGTACGTACGTAACTACATCCGGATAGTTTTTACTCGAACAGCGCCTTCACGCGACCCAGCGACGTCGGCGAAATGGCGACGCTGTACTTCTTGGCGCCGATGTCCTTGCCGCCCTCGCCCTTGCCGCGGCAGGGCGAACTCTCCGACAGGTAGAAGTTATTTTTCTCGTAGTCGGCGAAGAGGGGGTCGGCGTGGATCTCGCCGATGCCGGGGGACGGTACGAAGCTGTACCATGTGCCGCCGCCTCAGCCCGGGCAGAAGTACATATAGTTTCCGCCCTTGTTGTTGTCCACGTCGTTGTATAGGATATCCAAAGTGCCGGTGTTCTGGTGCTTGGCGATGCCGTACGTGGCGTTGTCCCAGATGATGTTATTTTTAATCGTAGCGGTGGAGTATTCCCAAACCCGTACGCCGGCGATGCCGTTGCCCTTGCAGATGGTGTTGCCGTCCACCTGCGCTCTCGCGCCGTCGGTGACGTTTATGGCGCCGTAGTAGCCGGCGTTAATAAGGCAGCAACCCGAGACCGTAAGGTCCGTTCCGTTCCCGCCGGTTTGGACGCTCCCGCCGTCGAGGTCGACGAGGGCCCCGTTTCCGCGTATGCAGGACTTCTTTCCGATCCTGACGCCGCAGCTGCCGGTATAGGTCTCCTTCGGGTCGAGTACGAGAAGTTTGTCGTAGCCCTCGCCCGGGCCGGCCTTTTCGTACGCGTCCTGCAACTTTATCGCGTATGCGCCCGCGACCGCGATAACTAAACAAACCCCAACGATAAGCAGTTTCTTCAAGGTCTCACCTCCTTCTAAAAATCAGTATAGCACCTGGACCGGCTAAGTCAAGTATTTTTCTTTAATCCTGGTATAGGAACACAGGTTTACTTCGCGACGCGGGGGCGTTTTGGGCGCGGTGAGCCGGTTTGCTTTTCGGCCGTAATCCTTCGCGTCGGGGACGTTCGCGGCGCCGGCTTTCTCGCGTGAAATATCCGGCCTAAGTTTTTTACGTCCGGCCGGTATTTTCCTTATCCGTTATTAAGGGCGTTATACGGT
Protein-coding regions in this window:
- a CDS encoding type II toxin-antitoxin system HicA family toxin, encoding MTKLPVVSGKETVRRLEKAGFVLVRQIGSHLMLRGGEPPVTLSVPNHKELKPGTLRNILSQAGITVKRFDGLK
- a CDS encoding right-handed parallel beta-helix repeat-containing protein, whose protein sequence is MKKLLIVGVCLVIAVAGAYAIKLQDAYEKAGPGEGYDKLLVLDPKETYTGSCGVRIGKKSCIRGNGALVDLDGGSVQTGGNGTDLTVSGCCLINAGYYGAINVTDGARAQVDGNTICKGNGIAGVRVWEYSTATIKNNIIWDNATYGIAKHQNTGTLDILYNDVDNNKGGNYMYFCPG
- a CDS encoding type II toxin-antitoxin system HicB family antitoxin, producing MKVSYKCVFEAQEDGGFTVTVPSLPGCISEGDTYEEALANVKEAIAAWIKVSREYGDDVPPGDVAVELVTVEV